A single region of the Streptomyces sp. NBC_00236 genome encodes:
- a CDS encoding nuclear transport factor 2 family protein, whose translation MTAYDEAVQRYFAAWNAATAEELEKAVAAAFTEDATYTDPLADVRGHEALAAAISGAQQQFPGFSFRPAGAVDGHHALARFSWELVAAADGSAPVAGSDVITLADDGRISSVSGFLDRVPVS comes from the coding sequence ATGACCGCATACGACGAGGCCGTCCAGCGTTACTTCGCCGCCTGGAACGCCGCCACCGCCGAGGAGCTGGAGAAGGCCGTCGCGGCGGCGTTCACCGAGGACGCCACGTACACCGACCCGCTGGCCGACGTACGGGGACACGAGGCCCTGGCCGCCGCCATCAGCGGTGCCCAGCAGCAGTTCCCCGGGTTCTCCTTCCGGCCGGCCGGTGCCGTGGACGGGCACCATGCCCTGGCCCGCTTCAGCTGGGAACTGGTCGCCGCGGCCGACGGCTCGGCGCCCGTCGCCGGTTCGGACGTGATCACTCTGGCCGACGACGGGCGGATCAGCTCGGTCAGCGGCTTCCTGGACCGGGTGCCGGTCTCCTGA
- a CDS encoding DUF6296 family protein gives MDYPETYQLVFQSSAVEDDTVIVRRTAQSGAGGYPVYEDETGIVRAEISERGEVRMLASGGHQLLGTPLVAPGPTA, from the coding sequence ATGGATTACCCCGAGACTTATCAGCTGGTGTTCCAGTCGTCCGCCGTGGAGGACGACACGGTGATCGTGCGGCGGACCGCACAGTCCGGGGCGGGCGGATACCCGGTGTACGAGGACGAGACCGGGATCGTCCGCGCGGAGATCAGCGAGCGCGGAGAGGTGCGCATGCTCGCCAGCGGCGGGCACCAGCTCCTCGGGACACCGCTGGTCGCGCCCGGCCCGACCGCCTGA
- a CDS encoding LLM class flavin-dependent oxidoreductase, translated as MSRTPDRKQLHLNAFLMSTGHHEASWRLPESPAEANSDIEHYKNLARIAERGRLDSVFLADSPVLMGDPGRRPSAKLEPTVLLTALAGATRHIGLIATASTSYNEPYNLARRFASLDHVSGGRAGWNIVTTAGADAARNFGLDDTPLHHDRYRRAGEFVEVSTKLWDSWADDAVIADKERGVHALAERVRKIGHSGEFFRVDGPLNVQRPPQGYPLLVQAGSSEDGKDFAARYAEAVFTAQQTLEEGIAFYKDVKQRAELIRRNPDGIKILPGIVPVIGDTEAEALALDAELENLIVPEYAKRQLARTLRIAPDDLDLDAEIPEDIPTEDEIEGAKSRYTLIVELARREKLTVRQLIGRLGGGRGHRTFAGTAEQVADTIEHWYDSGAADGFNIMPAVLPSGLEVFVDRVVPILQERGLFRTEYTASTLRGHYGLPRPANRLFETVDRGEGHFGIGLAEAR; from the coding sequence ATGTCCCGCACGCCTGACCGCAAGCAGCTGCACCTCAACGCGTTCCTCATGTCCACCGGTCATCACGAGGCGTCCTGGCGGCTTCCCGAGAGTCCGGCCGAGGCCAACTCCGACATCGAGCACTACAAGAACCTCGCCCGGATCGCCGAACGCGGCAGGCTGGACTCGGTGTTCCTCGCCGACAGCCCCGTCCTGATGGGTGACCCCGGCCGGCGGCCCTCCGCCAAGCTGGAGCCCACCGTCCTGCTCACCGCGCTGGCCGGGGCCACCCGTCACATCGGCCTGATCGCCACCGCCTCGACGAGCTACAACGAGCCGTACAACCTGGCCCGCCGGTTCGCCTCGCTCGACCACGTCTCCGGCGGCCGGGCCGGCTGGAACATCGTCACCACCGCGGGCGCCGACGCGGCCCGCAACTTCGGCCTGGACGACACCCCGCTGCACCACGACCGCTACCGGCGCGCCGGTGAGTTCGTCGAGGTGTCCACCAAGCTCTGGGACAGCTGGGCCGACGACGCCGTGATCGCCGACAAGGAACGCGGCGTCCACGCCCTGGCCGAACGGGTACGGAAGATCGGCCACAGTGGGGAGTTCTTCCGCGTCGACGGCCCGCTCAACGTACAACGGCCCCCGCAGGGCTATCCGTTGCTCGTGCAGGCCGGGTCCAGCGAGGACGGCAAGGACTTCGCGGCCCGTTACGCGGAGGCGGTGTTCACCGCCCAGCAGACCCTGGAGGAGGGCATCGCCTTCTACAAGGACGTCAAGCAGCGCGCCGAGCTCATCCGCCGCAACCCCGACGGCATCAAGATCCTGCCCGGCATCGTGCCCGTGATCGGCGACACCGAGGCCGAGGCCCTGGCGCTCGACGCCGAGCTGGAGAACCTCATCGTCCCCGAGTACGCCAAGCGGCAGCTCGCCCGGACACTGAGGATCGCCCCGGACGACCTGGACCTCGACGCGGAGATCCCCGAGGACATTCCCACCGAGGACGAGATCGAGGGTGCCAAGAGCCGCTACACCCTCATCGTGGAGCTGGCCAGGCGCGAGAAGCTGACCGTGCGTCAGCTGATCGGCCGGCTCGGTGGCGGCCGCGGTCACCGCACCTTCGCCGGCACCGCCGAGCAGGTCGCCGACACCATCGAGCACTGGTACGACAGCGGGGCCGCCGACGGCTTCAACATCATGCCCGCCGTCCTCCCCTCCGGCCTGGAGGTCTTCGTCGACCGGGTCGTCCCGATCCTCCAGGAACGCGGCCTCTTCCGCACCGAGTACACCGCGAGCACCCTGCGCGGACACTACGGGCTGCCGCGGCCCGCCAACCGGCTCTTCGAGACCGTCGACCGCGGTGAGGGCCACTTCGGTATCGGCCTGGCGGAGGCCCGGTGA
- a CDS encoding DUF5709 domain-containing protein — protein sequence MEGADRGDDVYQPQQPEASDPVEQLDAADTLDDRQLADVLDEGYSPPERPWVVEDRGTTGSEQLSGETLEGRLARELPETADPPGDDDGDLSDGDGEPRDAEVGDVRAGRLTRELDLNEPDSMAGEDVGIDGAAASAEEAAMHVIPDAQL from the coding sequence ATGGAAGGTGCCGACCGGGGCGACGATGTGTACCAGCCCCAGCAGCCGGAGGCCTCCGACCCCGTCGAGCAGCTGGACGCGGCGGACACCCTCGACGACCGGCAGCTCGCCGACGTCCTGGACGAGGGGTACTCGCCTCCCGAGCGGCCGTGGGTCGTGGAGGACCGGGGCACCACCGGGTCCGAGCAGCTCAGCGGGGAGACGCTGGAGGGCCGGCTGGCCCGTGAGCTGCCCGAGACCGCCGATCCGCCCGGCGACGACGACGGCGACCTGTCCGACGGGGACGGCGAGCCGCGGGACGCGGAGGTCGGCGACGTACGCGCCGGACGGCTCACCCGTGAACTGGACCTGAACGAGCCGGACAGCATGGCGGGCGAGGACGTCGGGATCGACGGAGCGGCCGCGTCCGCCGAGGAGGCGGCCATGCACGTCATTCCGGACGCGCAGCTGTAG
- a CDS encoding ABC transporter ATP-binding protein → MATHSGGLNPVHGTGTTAVGERPAIRTRKLVRRFGDRDILKELDLTVAPGEFTALLGRSGSGKSTLLRAVARLDHTVEGSGELTVPDRVSLSFQDSRLLPWLRVIDNVTLGLRGPKARERGLTALAEVGLEGRDRSWPHELSGGEQQRAALARALVREPELLLADEPFGALDALTRIKMHGLLRELFDRHRPAVLLVTHDVDEAVELADRVLVLEDGRISVDLTVDLPTPRSRRDPRFQEYRDTLLTALGVAQTPTLSEQQKEAHVPHA, encoded by the coding sequence ATGGCGACGCACTCTGGCGGGCTGAACCCCGTCCACGGGACCGGCACGACGGCGGTCGGGGAACGTCCCGCCATCCGTACCAGGAAGCTGGTCCGCCGGTTCGGGGACCGCGACATCCTCAAGGAGCTCGATCTCACCGTCGCGCCGGGCGAGTTCACCGCGCTGCTCGGCCGCAGCGGCTCCGGCAAGTCCACCCTGCTGCGGGCCGTCGCCCGGCTCGACCACACCGTCGAGGGATCGGGCGAACTCACGGTCCCCGACCGGGTCTCGCTCTCCTTCCAGGACTCCCGGCTGCTGCCCTGGCTCCGGGTGATCGACAACGTCACCCTCGGACTGCGCGGCCCCAAGGCGCGCGAGCGCGGCCTCACCGCCCTGGCCGAGGTCGGCCTGGAGGGCCGCGACCGGTCCTGGCCGCACGAGCTGTCCGGCGGTGAGCAGCAGCGCGCCGCACTGGCCCGCGCCCTGGTCCGGGAGCCCGAACTCCTCCTGGCCGACGAGCCGTTCGGCGCCCTGGACGCGCTGACCCGGATCAAGATGCACGGACTGCTGCGCGAACTCTTCGATCGCCACCGTCCCGCGGTGCTGCTGGTCACGCACGACGTCGACGAGGCCGTCGAACTCGCCGACCGGGTGCTGGTCCTGGAGGACGGCCGGATCTCCGTCGATCTCACGGTCGACCTGCCCACCCCGCGATCCCGCCGCGACCCCCGGTTCCAGGAGTACCGCGACACGCTGCTCACCGCCCTCGGTGTGGCGCAGACCCCGACCCTTTCCGAGCAGCAGAAGGAAGCCCATGTCCCGCACGCCTGA